Proteins from a single region of Paenibacillus sp. BIHB 4019:
- a CDS encoding ABC-2 family transporter protein: MLYAQLFWEYIKNYAKTRLTYRMDFWIEILSDMMFQFMNLIFILIVFRHTPTLGGWSEAEVVFVYGFFMIPYGIFSTFFSIWNFSERYIVKGEMDRILTRPAHNLFQVLLENVDPPSLIGSVVGAIIMFVCWGELGLPFHIMDIVLLAVFVIGAVLVYAGIYTALSAISFYSDAPTGIVPLMYNIQNYGRYPVNIYNKMIRFVLTWLLPFAFVGVIPASYFLEKKADDLSQLALLTPVVGLVFFTLGLLLWNHGVKRYRGAGS, from the coding sequence ATGCTGTATGCACAATTATTTTGGGAATATATTAAAAACTACGCGAAGACGCGGCTGACCTACCGGATGGATTTCTGGATCGAGATTTTGTCCGATATGATGTTCCAGTTCATGAATCTGATCTTCATTTTAATTGTTTTTCGCCATACGCCAACGCTTGGCGGCTGGTCGGAGGCTGAGGTCGTGTTTGTCTATGGCTTCTTCATGATTCCATATGGCATTTTCAGCACCTTTTTCAGCATCTGGAATTTTAGCGAGCGGTATATTGTTAAAGGGGAAATGGACCGGATTTTGACGCGTCCGGCACATAATTTGTTTCAGGTGCTGCTCGAAAATGTCGATCCGCCTTCCCTGATCGGCTCCGTCGTCGGCGCAATTATTATGTTCGTATGCTGGGGAGAGCTGGGATTGCCTTTCCACATCATGGATATTGTGCTGCTGGCCGTATTCGTTATTGGGGCCGTGCTCGTGTATGCGGGCATTTATACGGCTTTGTCGGCGATATCCTTCTACTCGGATGCTCCGACGGGCATCGTTCCGCTCATGTACAATATTCAAAACTATGGGCGTTACCCGGTTAACATTTATAATAAAATGATTCGTTTCGTGCTGACCTGGCTGCTGCCTTTCGCATTCGTCGGCGTCATCCCTGCTTCGTATTTCCTCGAAAAGAAAGCGGATGACCTGTCCCAGCTTGCGCTGCTGACCCCGGTCGTAGGCCTTGTGTTCTTCACGCTCGGCCTGCTGCTGTGGAACCATGGCGTAAAGCGTTATCGCGGTGCTGGTTCGTAA
- a CDS encoding ABC-2 family transporter protein yields the protein MMGAYLDFIRIRFITMLAYRVNYYSGIVIYAINIGAYYFLWKAIFGEQQELAGFTVAQMTTYVAVSWMARAFYFNNLDREIANDIRDGSVATQMTRPYSYLLVKMMQGFGEGLFRLLLFMIPGMIIVCLIFPVTLPTDPMTWMIYLVMLLFSFLINSQINILTGLFAFFVENNEGMMRMKRVMVDLFSGVVVPIAFFPGWLASVMKWLPFQAITYLPSSVFTGRTPGSEIAGVFGLQVVWFVVLLVPIWFTWRAARKRLFVQGG from the coding sequence ATGATGGGCGCTTATCTGGATTTTATTCGCATCCGTTTTATTACGATGCTGGCATACCGCGTTAATTATTACAGTGGTATCGTTATTTATGCGATTAACATCGGGGCGTATTATTTTTTGTGGAAAGCGATTTTCGGGGAGCAGCAGGAGCTGGCGGGCTTTACCGTAGCCCAGATGACGACGTATGTCGCGGTATCGTGGATGGCGAGGGCGTTTTATTTTAACAATCTCGATCGTGAAATCGCCAATGACATTAGGGATGGCAGCGTTGCTACCCAAATGACAAGGCCGTATTCCTATTTGCTCGTGAAAATGATGCAGGGCTTCGGCGAAGGCTTATTCCGGCTGCTTCTGTTCATGATTCCGGGCATGATTATCGTCTGCCTGATTTTTCCGGTGACACTGCCGACTGATCCGATGACGTGGATGATTTATTTAGTTATGCTGCTGTTCAGCTTTCTCATTAATTCGCAAATTAACATTTTAACGGGGCTGTTTGCCTTCTTCGTTGAAAATAACGAGGGCATGATGCGGATGAAACGCGTAATGGTCGATTTATTTTCCGGCGTCGTTGTGCCGATTGCCTTTTTCCCTGGCTGGCTCGCAAGCGTTATGAAATGGCTGCCGTTTCAGGCCATCACGTATTTGCCGAGCTCTGTATTCACAGGCAGGACGCCGGGCAGCGAAATAGCTGGCGTGTTTGGCCTTCAAGTAGTATGGTTCGTTGTGCTGCTTGTGCCAATCTGGTTCACATGGCGGGCAGCGCGCAAGCGCCTGTTCGTGCAAGGAGGTTAA
- a CDS encoding ABC transporter ATP-binding protein: protein MLAIDVKDLRKQFNVQKNREGLSGALKDLFKREYTEVTAVKDISFQIPQGEICGYIGENGAGKSTTIKMLTGILVPTSGDLRVNGYVPYKDREKFVAEIGVVFGQRSQLWWDIGVIESFQLLRKVYRVSEADFRKRLNNLIERLDLGDLLNRPVRKLSLGQRMRCELVASLLHNPSILFLDEPTIGLDIIVKTEIREFLKDLNREEGTTILLTTHDLQDIEALCSRVIMLDDGRIIYDGGLEDLKNRWSKGREIHFEFSSQTKLATLQALTGDLDVTWKMDNDLTATMWLPHAINVSDALSKVVGGAAIQDIKIVETNTDEIVREIYRSGSASTESEQQAALKETTVS, encoded by the coding sequence ATGCTGGCAATAGATGTTAAGGATCTGCGCAAGCAGTTTAATGTACAGAAAAACCGGGAAGGGCTGTCCGGGGCGCTGAAAGACCTGTTCAAACGCGAATATACGGAGGTTACAGCTGTAAAGGATATTTCCTTTCAAATCCCGCAAGGCGAAATCTGTGGCTATATCGGTGAAAATGGTGCAGGCAAATCGACAACCATTAAAATGCTGACCGGCATTTTAGTGCCGACCTCCGGCGATTTGCGAGTCAATGGTTATGTTCCCTACAAGGACCGCGAAAAGTTTGTCGCTGAAATCGGAGTAGTGTTCGGACAGCGTTCGCAGCTATGGTGGGATATCGGGGTTATTGAGTCGTTCCAGCTGCTGCGCAAAGTGTACCGTGTATCGGAGGCCGATTTCCGCAAGAGGCTGAACAATTTGATTGAGCGGCTTGACCTTGGCGATTTGCTCAACCGTCCTGTCCGCAAGCTGAGCTTGGGTCAGCGGATGCGCTGCGAGCTTGTCGCTTCGCTGCTGCATAATCCGTCGATTTTATTTTTGGATGAGCCGACGATCGGGCTGGATATTATTGTGAAAACAGAAATTCGCGAATTTCTCAAAGATTTGAACCGTGAGGAAGGCACGACGATTTTGCTCACGACCCATGATCTGCAAGATATTGAAGCGCTGTGCTCGCGTGTCATTATGCTCGATGATGGGCGCATTATCTATGATGGCGGGCTGGAGGATTTGAAAAACCGCTGGAGCAAGGGACGCGAAATTCACTTTGAGTTCAGTTCGCAGACGAAGCTGGCGACGCTTCAAGCGCTTACGGGCGATCTTGATGTGACGTGGAAAATGGACAATGATTTAACGGCAACGATGTGGCTGCCGCATGCAATCAATGTATCTGATGCCTTGTCCAAAGTCGTAGGCGGTGCTGCGATTCAGGACATTAAAATTGTGGAGACGAACACGGATGAAATCGTTCGTGAAATTTACCGCTCCGGCTCGGCTAGCACAGAATCAGAGCAGCAGGCAGCGCTTAAGGAGACGACAGTCTCATGA
- a CDS encoding LCP family protein, whose translation MEKRPKKAKLSKTWKWILTIVLILLGIGIAYAGYWIYGVYNATSDFNKPNEESRFSHFEDTGLEAPKWEGTERVNILLLGGDARGMDEGQIPRSDSMLVLSIDPTTKRAHLLSILRDTYVPIEGHGRGRINTAITLGKPELAMKTVSDLLGLNIQYYVYTDFEGFKKLIDTLGGITIDVEKDMRYTDNADGNRYDIDLKKGVQLLDGDKALQYVRFRHDAMSDFTRTERQRKFLQALAKEMQSGWNILKMKEILENVSPYIETNLTVTDMLKLGQLGVDSHVAGTAQVPPMDMITDEDVGGASVLGVRNEEELKSYVDTLLESDDTLASPEGSPGADASSNPEASATPSP comes from the coding sequence ATGGAAAAACGGCCGAAGAAAGCTAAGCTATCAAAAACGTGGAAATGGATTCTGACAATTGTCCTTATTCTGCTGGGAATCGGTATTGCTTATGCAGGTTACTGGATTTATGGCGTTTATAATGCTACGTCGGATTTCAATAAACCGAATGAGGAATCGAGATTTTCCCATTTTGAGGACACCGGACTCGAAGCACCTAAATGGGAAGGCACGGAGCGAGTCAACATTTTGCTGCTTGGCGGCGATGCTCGTGGCATGGATGAAGGACAAATTCCTCGTTCAGACTCAATGCTTGTGTTATCCATAGACCCAACTACTAAGAGAGCGCATCTATTGTCGATCCTCCGCGATACTTATGTCCCGATTGAAGGACATGGACGGGGACGGATTAATACTGCTATCACACTTGGCAAGCCTGAACTGGCAATGAAGACGGTCAGCGATTTGCTTGGACTCAATATTCAGTATTATGTGTATACCGATTTCGAAGGCTTTAAGAAATTAATTGATACATTAGGCGGCATCACGATTGATGTCGAGAAGGATATGCGTTATACCGACAATGCCGACGGCAACCGTTACGATATTGATTTGAAAAAGGGCGTCCAGCTGCTGGATGGCGATAAAGCGCTGCAATATGTTCGCTTCCGCCACGATGCGATGAGCGACTTTACACGTACGGAGCGCCAGCGCAAGTTTTTGCAGGCTCTTGCCAAGGAGATGCAATCGGGCTGGAATATTCTCAAAATGAAGGAAATATTGGAGAACGTCTCTCCTTATATAGAGACGAATTTGACCGTCACGGATATGCTTAAGCTCGGACAGCTTGGCGTCGACTCCCATGTCGCTGGCACCGCTCAGGTTCCGCCGATGGATATGATTACGGACGAAGATGTTGGCGGCGCTTCTGTGCTTGGCGTACGCAATGAGGAAGAGCTCAAGTCCTATGTGGACACGCTGCTGGAAAGCGACGATACGCTCGCTTCGCCTGAGGGTTCACCTGGCGCTGATGCCAGCAGCAATCCTGAAGCATCGGCTACACCGTCACCGTAA
- a CDS encoding glutamate-1-semialdehyde 2,1-aminomutase: MTIQRPRSEALYAEALEHIVGGVNSPSRSFKGVGGGAPVFMKRAEGAYFWDVDDNRYIDYLAAYGPIITGHAHPHITEAIVRAAQNGVLYGTPTELEVQLARMLKDAIPSMDKVRFVNSGTEAVMTTIRVARAYTKRSKIIKFAGCYHGHSDLVLVAAGSGPSTLGIPDSAGVPISIAQEVITVPFNDIPALKQALERFGHETAAVMVEPIVGNFGMVMPHEGYLEQLCALTREAGALVIYDEVISAFRFHYGSSQTFAAFPDQAAIEPDLTALGKIIGGGLPIGAYGGRRSIMEQVAPLGPAYQAGTMAGNPASISAGIACLEVLKTPGIYERMDRLAGQLAGGLKAAADKHGFALTVNQIRGSFSAHFCNHPVTNYDEAQDTDGELFGRFFKLMLDQGINLAPSKYEAWFLTIAHTDEDINATIEAAEHAFSKL; this comes from the coding sequence ATGACGATTCAAAGACCACGCTCCGAGGCGCTATATGCCGAAGCGCTTGAGCATATTGTAGGCGGCGTCAACAGCCCTTCCCGTTCGTTCAAAGGTGTTGGCGGGGGCGCACCCGTCTTTATGAAGCGTGCCGAGGGCGCTTATTTCTGGGATGTCGACGACAATCGATATATCGATTATTTGGCGGCTTACGGCCCTATTATTACAGGACATGCCCATCCGCATATTACCGAAGCGATCGTTCGCGCCGCGCAAAATGGCGTTTTGTACGGCACGCCGACCGAGCTTGAGGTTCAATTGGCACGCATGCTCAAAGATGCGATTCCCTCTATGGATAAAGTGCGCTTCGTCAATTCCGGCACCGAGGCGGTTATGACGACCATTCGCGTGGCACGGGCTTACACGAAACGCAGCAAAATTATTAAATTCGCCGGCTGCTACCACGGCCACTCCGATCTGGTGCTCGTCGCAGCTGGCTCTGGTCCTTCCACGCTTGGCATACCGGACAGCGCTGGCGTGCCGATTAGCATTGCCCAAGAAGTCATTACGGTGCCTTTCAACGATATTCCGGCCTTAAAGCAGGCGCTTGAACGGTTCGGCCACGAGACGGCAGCCGTTATGGTTGAGCCTATTGTCGGCAACTTCGGCATGGTGATGCCGCATGAAGGTTATTTAGAGCAGTTGTGCGCTTTAACGCGTGAGGCTGGAGCGCTTGTCATTTATGATGAGGTCATTAGCGCCTTCCGCTTCCATTACGGCTCCTCGCAAACGTTTGCTGCCTTCCCTGATCAAGCTGCCATTGAGCCGGACCTTACAGCGCTTGGCAAAATTATCGGAGGCGGACTCCCCATTGGCGCATACGGCGGACGCCGCAGCATCATGGAGCAAGTCGCGCCGCTCGGCCCTGCTTATCAGGCTGGAACGATGGCGGGCAATCCTGCCTCTATTTCAGCAGGCATCGCCTGTCTCGAAGTGCTGAAGACGCCTGGCATTTATGAGCGTATGGATCGGCTTGCTGGTCAGCTTGCTGGAGGACTTAAGGCAGCAGCAGACAAACATGGCTTCGCGCTTACGGTTAACCAAATTCGCGGATCGTTTTCAGCCCATTTTTGCAATCATCCGGTTACGAATTATGATGAAGCGCAGGATACGGACGGCGAGCTGTTTGGCCGCTTCTTTAAGCTGATGCTGGATCAGGGCATTAATTTGGCCCCATCCAAGTATGAAGCGTGGTTTCTGACCATCGCCCATACTGATGAAGATATCAATGCGACCATTGAAGCGGCGGAGCACGCTTTCAGTAAGCTTTAG